In Tenebrio molitor chromosome 6, icTenMoli1.1, whole genome shotgun sequence, one genomic interval encodes:
- the LOC138133206 gene encoding G patch domain-containing protein 2, translated as MDHLAQDLSVALEESESCGPITFAHDGSGKWGIRRRTRSAGNLLVYMNRSPDNQGEDSTSSNSETRNENRSNCITSFHQSDSDEISFNMAIAKAMHNKSSMRMKHALHSYVRGRCSKFGVNHSLESDSVNENSPARPNLRRKRKLKRMSIDEAPIPPCGKRKRSQRLDYVDNGRSIRHTTRIRPLHQTLVDKIEKMYQNGGSTMDDNNTMETQSVDDCEFTSESSISWSGGEGHDGDDELTDWAPSIDNSSAMDQSSFNDADPREIRAGCRRLGDERPGFSISTGANERVAKFLQDTTKSELRLLGGEREKLGQLAALYSLDLWFDSPTSSLLRKTSKTPCMQPPQKHHSGMSAGHKRIRTHGRFVGVE; from the exons ATGGATCATCTCGCCCAAGATTTAAGTGTGGCACTGGAAGAATCGGAAAGTTGCGGTCCCATCACCTTCGCTCACGACGGTTCTGGCAAATGGGGCATAAGGCGACGCACTCGCTCCGCCGGAAACTTAC TGGTGTACATGAACCGTTCGCCTGATAATCAAGGCGAGGACAGCACCAGCAGCAACTCCGAGACTCGGAACGAAAACAGGTCGAATTGCATCACGAGCTTCCATCAGTCGGATTCCGACGAGATTTCCTTCAACATGGCAATAGCGAAGGCGATGCACAACAAGAGTTCCATGCGGATGAAGCACGCCTTGCACAGTTACGTAAGGGGGCGGTGCAGCAAGTTCGGGGTGAATCACAGCCTGGAAAGCGACTCGGTGAACGAGAATTCGCCCGCAAGGCCGAACTTGCGGCGCAAACGGAAGCTCAAGAGGATGAGCATCGACGAGGCCCCCATACCGCCTTGCGGCAAACGCAAACGCTCCCAAAGACTCGACTACGTGGATAACGGACGCTCCATCAGGCACACGACGCGCATCCGACCCCTGCACCAGACACTCGtcgataaaatagaaaaaatgtacCAGAACGGCGGCTCCACCATGGATGAC AACAACACCATGGAGACGCAAAGCGTCGACGACTGCGAGTTCACCAGCGAGAGCAGCATCAGCTGGAGCGGCGGCGAGGGCCACGACGGCGACGACGAGCTCACCGACTGGGCCCCCTCCATCGATAACTCCTCCGCCATGGACCAGTCGTCGTTTAACGACGCGGACCCCCGCGAAATCCGCGCCG GTTGCAGGAGGCTCGGCGACGAACGTCCGGGTTTCAGCATCAGCACGGGGGCTAACGAACGCGTCGCCAAGTTTCTCCAGGACACCACCAAATCCGAGCTGCGATTGTTGGGGGGCGAACGCGAGAAACTCGGGCAGCTGGCGGCCCTCTACTCGCTGGACCTGTGGTTCGACAGCCCCACCTCCTCGTTGTTGAGGAAGACGAGCAAGACGCCGTGCATGCAACCCCCTCAGAAGCACCACAGCGGCATGAGCGCCGGACACAAGAGGATCCGCACGCACGGACGCTTCGTCGGCGTCGAATAA